One Amycolatopsis sp. NBC_00355 genomic window carries:
- a CDS encoding nitroreductase family protein, translating into MTYHPVPYRPARLPAAEATSNVAELRQRMEQRRSVRMFSPDPVPEGAVLDAIAVASTAPSGAHQQPWTFVLVSDPSVRRRIREAAEAEEKISYDGRLGEAWLDALRPLGTDAVKPHLTDAPYLIVVFQQRFAVDEDGGVHKHYYVDESVGIAVGMLLTALQVAGLAALTHTPSPMRFLGDLLGRPRNERAFAVIPVGYPADDCVVPDLRRKSLDEVLVRI; encoded by the coding sequence ATGACCTATCACCCGGTCCCGTACCGGCCCGCCCGCCTGCCCGCCGCCGAAGCCACGTCGAACGTCGCCGAACTCCGGCAGCGCATGGAGCAGCGCCGCTCGGTCCGGATGTTCTCCCCCGACCCGGTCCCCGAGGGCGCGGTGCTCGACGCGATCGCCGTCGCCTCCACCGCCCCCAGCGGCGCGCACCAGCAGCCGTGGACGTTCGTCCTCGTCTCGGATCCGTCGGTGCGCCGCCGGATCCGGGAGGCGGCGGAGGCCGAAGAGAAGATCTCCTACGACGGCCGGCTCGGCGAAGCGTGGCTGGACGCGTTGCGGCCGTTGGGAACGGACGCCGTGAAACCGCACCTGACCGACGCGCCGTACCTGATCGTCGTGTTCCAGCAACGGTTCGCCGTCGACGAGGACGGCGGCGTGCACAAGCACTACTACGTCGACGAGTCGGTCGGCATCGCGGTCGGCATGCTGCTCACGGCGTTGCAGGTGGCCGGCCTGGCCGCGTTGACGCACACGCCGTCCCCGATGCGCTTCCTGGGCGACCTGCTGGGCCGGCCCCGCAACGAACGGGCGTTCGCGGTGATCCCGGTCGGCTACCCGGCGGACGACTGCGTGGTCCCGGACCTGCGGCGCAAGTCCCTGGACGAGGTCCTGGTCCGGATCTGA
- a CDS encoding (Fe-S)-binding protein encodes MLVRLILGLLMTVVGLAVAGRRVLFLYHLIKAGQPDTKRSGELGKRATAQLREVFGQRKLLKWSVPGLAHLFTFWGFVILASVYLEAYGALFDEDFAIPWIGHWGPLGFLQDFIAVMVAVSLGVFAVLRIQQAPERKDRASRFFGSHTGGAWLILFMIFNVVWTMFFFRGSSAASGNFPYHSGAYVSLGVGNLLEPLGHGTTEVLETVGLLLHIGVMLVFLAIVLYSKHLHIFLAPLNVTAKRLPDALGPLLPMESAGKPIDFEDPGEDDTFGRGKIGDFTWKGLLDFSTCTECGRCQSQCPAWNTGKPLSPKLLIMSLRDNMFEEAPYILSGEEHEGARPLVGTEADNGVIDPDVLWSCTTCGACVEQCPVDIEHVDHIVDMRRYQVMIESAFPTELGGLFKNLETKGNPWGQNNSERLAWTKDIGFDVPVFDGELAEDVEYVYWVGCAGAFDDNARKTVRATAELLHIAGVKYTVLGKEESCTGDPARRAGNEFLFQMMAQQTAETLNAVFEGREERLRKIVTTCPHCLNTLSREYPDLDGHYEVVHHTQLLNRLVRAGRLTPVKPVEDGPKVTYHDPCYLGRHNKVYTPPRELVGATGATLEEMPRHADRALCCGAGGARMWMEEQIGKRINLERVDEAIATDAETIVTGCPFCRSMLTDGLVQRQSEQKAENVDVRDVAQLLLERVKAPEVAPKP; translated from the coding sequence GTGCTCGTTCGCCTCATCCTCGGCCTTCTCATGACCGTCGTCGGCCTCGCCGTCGCCGGGCGCCGGGTCCTGTTCCTGTACCACCTGATCAAGGCGGGCCAGCCCGACACCAAACGCTCCGGCGAGCTCGGCAAACGCGCCACCGCCCAGCTGCGGGAGGTCTTCGGCCAGCGCAAGCTGCTCAAGTGGTCGGTGCCCGGCCTCGCGCACCTGTTCACGTTCTGGGGCTTCGTGATCCTCGCTTCGGTCTACCTCGAGGCGTACGGCGCGCTCTTCGACGAGGATTTCGCGATCCCGTGGATCGGGCACTGGGGCCCGCTCGGGTTCCTGCAGGACTTCATCGCCGTCATGGTGGCCGTCTCGCTGGGCGTGTTCGCCGTGCTCCGGATCCAGCAGGCCCCCGAGCGCAAGGACCGCGCGTCCCGGTTCTTCGGCTCGCACACCGGCGGCGCGTGGCTGATCCTGTTCATGATCTTCAACGTCGTCTGGACGATGTTCTTCTTCCGCGGCTCGTCCGCGGCGTCCGGCAACTTCCCGTACCACTCGGGCGCGTACGTCTCGCTCGGCGTCGGGAACCTCCTGGAGCCGCTGGGGCACGGCACGACCGAGGTGCTGGAGACCGTCGGGCTGCTGCTGCACATCGGCGTGATGCTGGTGTTCCTGGCCATCGTGCTCTACTCCAAGCACCTGCACATCTTCCTGGCCCCGCTCAACGTCACCGCGAAGCGGCTGCCGGACGCGCTCGGCCCGCTGCTGCCGATGGAGTCCGCCGGCAAGCCGATCGACTTCGAAGACCCTGGTGAGGACGACACGTTCGGCCGCGGCAAGATCGGCGACTTCACGTGGAAGGGTTTGCTCGACTTCTCGACGTGCACCGAGTGCGGCCGCTGCCAGTCGCAGTGCCCGGCGTGGAACACCGGGAAACCGTTGTCCCCCAAGCTGCTCATCATGAGCCTGCGCGACAACATGTTCGAGGAGGCGCCCTACATCCTCAGCGGTGAGGAGCACGAAGGCGCGCGCCCGCTGGTCGGGACCGAGGCCGACAACGGCGTCATCGACCCGGACGTCCTCTGGTCGTGCACCACGTGCGGCGCGTGCGTCGAGCAGTGCCCGGTGGACATCGAGCACGTCGACCACATCGTCGACATGCGCCGCTACCAGGTGATGATCGAGTCGGCGTTCCCGACCGAGCTCGGCGGGCTGTTCAAGAACCTGGAGACCAAGGGCAACCCCTGGGGCCAGAACAACTCGGAACGCCTCGCCTGGACGAAGGACATCGGCTTCGACGTCCCGGTGTTCGACGGCGAGCTGGCCGAGGACGTCGAGTACGTCTACTGGGTCGGCTGCGCGGGCGCGTTCGACGACAACGCCCGCAAGACCGTCCGCGCCACGGCGGAGCTGCTGCACATCGCCGGCGTGAAGTACACCGTGCTCGGCAAGGAGGAGTCCTGCACCGGCGACCCGGCGCGGCGGGCGGGCAACGAGTTCCTGTTCCAGATGATGGCGCAGCAGACGGCGGAGACGCTCAACGCCGTGTTCGAGGGTCGTGAGGAGCGGCTGCGAAAGATCGTCACGACGTGCCCGCACTGCCTCAACACGCTCAGCCGGGAGTACCCGGACCTGGACGGGCACTACGAGGTCGTCCACCACACGCAGCTGCTCAACCGGCTCGTGCGCGCCGGCCGGCTGACCCCGGTCAAGCCGGTCGAGGACGGCCCCAAGGTCACCTACCACGACCCGTGTTACCTCGGGCGCCACAACAAGGTCTACACCCCGCCGCGCGAGCTGGTCGGGGCGACGGGCGCCACGCTCGAAGAGATGCCCCGCCACGCCGACCGCGCGCTCTGCTGCGGCGCGGGCGGCGCCCGGATGTGGATGGAAGAGCAGATCGGCAAGCGCATCAACCTGGAGCGCGTCGACGAAGCGATCGCCACGGACGCCGAGACGATCGTGACGGGCTGCCCCTTCTGCCGCTCCATGCTCACCGACGGGCTGGTCCAGCGCCAGAGCGAGCAGAAAGCGGAGAACGTCGACGTCCGCGACGTCGCCCAGCTGCTGCTGGAGCGCGTGAAGGCGCCGGAGGTCGCACCGAAACCCTGA
- a CDS encoding FHA domain-containing protein: MCYGLWLVGRGPEAHLRLYSDQVSLRHAWIRCDARGTGVSDAGSRTGTLVNGEALAPRRARLLRDGDRVTFGFGRGASRLLRYFEAGPEVGLGGTLLTVGVVVTVLGLVPANRPQWK; the protein is encoded by the coding sequence GTGTGCTATGGCTTATGGCTGGTCGGCCGCGGGCCGGAGGCGCACCTGAGGCTGTACTCGGACCAGGTGAGCCTGCGGCACGCTTGGATCCGGTGCGACGCGCGCGGCACTGGGGTGTCCGACGCGGGGTCGCGCACCGGCACCCTGGTCAACGGCGAGGCGCTGGCGCCGCGGCGGGCCCGGCTGCTGCGCGACGGCGACCGGGTGACGTTCGGGTTCGGGCGGGGTGCGTCCAGGCTGCTCCGGTACTTCGAAGCCGGGCCGGAGGTGGGCCTGGGCGGCACCCTGCTGACCGTGGGCGTGGTGGTGACGGTGCTCGGGCTGGTGCCGGCTAACCGTCCACAGTGGAAGTGA
- a CDS encoding MFS transporter — translation MTASMPRKAALAAWIGSALEYYDFFIYGTAAALVFNKVFFPASSPATGTLLALATFGVGYAARPVGAFILGHVGDRFGRKRVLVFTLLLMGFATFAVGCLPTYATVGVLAPILLVVLRLLQGLSAAGEQAGANSMSLEHAPERRRAYFTSFTLSGTQAGQILATAIFLPVAALPQADLLTWGWRIPFWCSAAVVVVGFVIRRKLDETPVFARTDVAKLPVAVLFRHHWADVLRVIVAATIASVSTIFTVFALSYAVNTIGLARTPMLWVGVLANIVALAAIPLLAGLADRVGRKPVFITGCLACGVLIFPYLWSISIGSYALLFVLGIVLFGVAYSGVNGVWPSLYGEMFSARVRLSGMAIGTQIGFAVAGFAPSVVAAIGSGKSDWLGVSIFTAAVCVMAAIAAATARETYKVPTADLGSKNPADATKSTMVTSTVDG, via the coding sequence GTGACCGCATCGATGCCCCGCAAGGCGGCGCTGGCCGCCTGGATCGGCAGTGCGCTCGAGTACTACGACTTCTTCATCTACGGCACCGCCGCCGCACTGGTGTTCAACAAGGTCTTCTTCCCCGCCTCCTCCCCCGCGACCGGCACGCTGCTCGCGCTGGCCACCTTCGGCGTCGGCTACGCCGCCCGGCCGGTCGGCGCGTTCATCCTCGGCCACGTCGGCGACCGCTTCGGCCGCAAACGCGTCCTGGTGTTCACGCTGCTCCTGATGGGCTTCGCGACGTTCGCCGTCGGCTGCCTGCCCACCTACGCGACCGTCGGCGTGCTCGCGCCGATCCTGCTGGTCGTTCTCCGCCTGCTGCAAGGACTTTCCGCGGCCGGCGAGCAGGCCGGCGCGAACTCCATGTCACTCGAACACGCCCCCGAACGGCGTCGCGCGTACTTCACCAGCTTCACCCTGAGCGGCACGCAGGCCGGGCAGATCCTGGCCACCGCGATCTTCCTCCCGGTCGCCGCGCTCCCCCAGGCCGACCTGCTGACGTGGGGCTGGCGGATCCCGTTCTGGTGCAGCGCGGCCGTCGTGGTCGTCGGCTTCGTCATCCGCCGCAAGCTCGACGAAACCCCGGTGTTCGCCCGCACGGACGTCGCGAAGCTGCCGGTCGCGGTGCTCTTCCGCCACCACTGGGCCGACGTCCTGCGCGTGATCGTCGCGGCGACGATCGCCTCGGTCAGCACGATCTTCACCGTCTTCGCGCTGAGCTACGCGGTCAACACCATCGGCCTGGCGCGCACCCCGATGCTGTGGGTGGGCGTGCTGGCCAACATCGTGGCCCTGGCGGCGATCCCGCTGCTGGCCGGGCTCGCCGACCGGGTCGGGCGCAAGCCGGTGTTCATCACCGGCTGCCTCGCCTGCGGCGTGCTGATCTTCCCGTACCTGTGGTCGATCTCGATCGGCTCGTACGCCCTGCTGTTCGTGCTCGGCATCGTCCTCTTCGGCGTCGCGTACTCCGGCGTCAACGGGGTGTGGCCGTCGCTGTACGGCGAGATGTTCTCGGCGCGCGTCCGCCTGTCCGGCATGGCGATCGGCACCCAGATCGGCTTCGCGGTCGCGGGTTTCGCCCCGAGCGTGGTGGCCGCGATCGGCTCCGGCAAGTCGGACTGGCTGGGCGTCTCGATCTTCACGGCGGCGGTCTGCGTGATGGCCGCGATCGCCGCGGCGACGGCCCGGGAGACCTACAAGGTCCCAACCGCGGATCTCGGGAGCAAGAACCCGGCCGACGCCACGAAGTCCACTATGGTCACTTCCACTGTGGACGGTTAG
- a CDS encoding TetR/AcrR family transcriptional regulator: MAAPASEAERQRDKERTRADILAVATREFADKGYTGARVDEIAARTSTTKRMIYYYFGGKEQLYLAVLERSYSAIRTLESQLDVEHLEPEEALRELAALTFDHHEANPDFIRLVSIENIHHADHLKQSEILAGLADPALGGLTRILERGRAAGRFRDDADPLDIHMLISSFCVFRLANRHTFQAIFGRDMLDPARRERYREMLSDLVIGYLTAR, encoded by the coding sequence GTGGCCGCACCAGCGTCGGAGGCCGAGCGGCAGCGCGACAAGGAACGCACGCGCGCCGACATCCTCGCGGTGGCCACGCGGGAGTTCGCGGACAAGGGCTACACCGGCGCCCGGGTCGACGAGATCGCCGCCCGCACCAGCACGACCAAGCGGATGATCTACTACTACTTCGGCGGCAAGGAACAGCTCTACCTCGCCGTGCTGGAGCGCTCGTACTCCGCGATCCGCACCCTCGAATCGCAGCTCGACGTCGAGCACCTCGAGCCGGAGGAAGCGCTGCGGGAGCTGGCCGCGCTGACGTTCGACCACCACGAGGCCAACCCCGACTTCATCCGGCTGGTCAGCATCGAGAACATCCACCACGCGGATCACCTGAAGCAGTCGGAGATCCTGGCCGGCCTGGCCGACCCGGCGCTGGGCGGCCTGACCCGCATCCTCGAGCGCGGCCGCGCGGCCGGCCGCTTCCGCGACGACGCCGACCCGCTCGACATCCACATGCTGATCAGCTCGTTCTGCGTGTTCCGGCTGGCGAACCGCCACACGTTCCAGGCGATCTTCGGCCGCGACATGCTGGACCCGGCCCGGCGCGAGCGGTACCGCGAGATGCTGAGCGACCTGGTGATCGGCTACCTGACGGCTCGCTGA
- a CDS encoding shikimate dehydrogenase gives MTSYLIGLVGTGIGPSASPALHEREADELGLRYVYRLLDLDVLRRPVADVLAAARLAGFDGLNVTHPAKQAVLPHLDELSPEAAALGAVNTVVFDRGRAVGHNTDATGFARSLGRGLPDVRRDDVVLLGAGGAGAAVAHALLSSGVGRLTVHDVDQERAANLAGALNDRFGADRARTGGPDAVRRADGLVHATPTGMAAHPGSPLPAELLRPDLWVADIVYRPLETALLEAARARGCRVLHGGGMVVLQAAESFRLFTGVEPDPARMLRHFDTLEGAPARAA, from the coding sequence GTGACCAGCTACCTGATCGGACTCGTCGGCACCGGCATCGGGCCGTCCGCCAGCCCGGCCCTGCACGAGCGCGAGGCCGACGAGCTCGGCCTGCGCTACGTCTACCGCCTCCTGGACCTCGACGTCCTGCGCCGCCCGGTCGCCGACGTCCTGGCCGCCGCCCGCCTCGCCGGGTTCGACGGCCTCAACGTCACCCACCCGGCCAAGCAGGCCGTGCTCCCGCACCTCGACGAGCTCTCGCCCGAAGCGGCCGCGCTCGGCGCGGTCAACACCGTCGTGTTCGACCGTGGCCGCGCCGTCGGGCACAACACCGACGCCACCGGCTTCGCCCGCAGCCTGGGCCGCGGCCTGCCGGACGTCCGGCGCGACGACGTCGTCCTGCTCGGGGCCGGGGGAGCGGGCGCGGCGGTCGCGCACGCGCTGCTCTCCTCGGGTGTCGGCCGGCTGACCGTCCACGACGTCGACCAGGAGCGCGCCGCGAACCTCGCCGGCGCGCTGAACGACCGGTTCGGCGCGGACCGGGCGCGCACCGGCGGCCCCGACGCCGTCCGCCGCGCCGACGGCCTGGTGCACGCGACCCCGACCGGCATGGCCGCGCACCCCGGCTCGCCGCTCCCGGCCGAGCTGCTGCGCCCCGACCTGTGGGTGGCCGACATCGTCTACCGCCCGCTGGAAACCGCGCTGCTCGAGGCCGCCCGCGCCCGCGGCTGCCGGGTGCTGCACGGCGGCGGCATGGTGGTGCTGCAGGCCGCCGAGTCGTTCCGGCTGTTCACCGGCGTCGAGCCGGACCCCGCGCGGATGCTCCGGCACTTCGACACCCTGGAAGGGGCGCCCGCCCGTGCTGCCTGA
- a CDS encoding bifunctional sugar phosphate isomerase/epimerase/4-hydroxyphenylpyruvate dioxygenase family protein, whose translation MLPEPRTAIATVCLSGTLEDKLAAAAAAGFDGVEIFENDLIVSPRGPADVRKLCADLGLSIDLYQPFRDFEAVPPELHRANLRRAAHKFDVMAELGTDTVLVCSSVSPDAIDDDELAAEQLHALADLAAGRGLRVAYEALAWGRHVSGYEHAWRIVRRAAHPALGVCLDSFHILSKGHDPAPIRAIPGEKIFFLQLADAPRLPMDVLPWSRHHRLFPGQGEFDLTAFTGHVLAAGYRGPLSLEVFNDVFRQADPRPAAVDAMRSLLALKESLGVLDLPPAPELTGHAFAEVVTGPGAGAGAVLASLGFARTGVHRSKPVELWEQGEARVLVNEGGDAGGSIGAVALASADPARSARRAEALRAPVLPRTHGPREADLAAVAAPDGTEVFLCGNDDWRGDFEPTGETAGGAGVFGIDHVALTQPFDHFDEAALFYRSVLGLTPSPVVEFAAPFGLVRSRGVTAGNVRLTLDSALVRRGEWAPAVPEPQHVAFACEDAVAAAGKMRALGAPLLEIPGNYYDDLAARLDLPAALIAALRANSVLHDRDEHGEFLHFFTALAGARVFFEVVQRIGGYRGFGVVNAPVRMAAHRARRHPRPPAETLA comes from the coding sequence GTGCTGCCTGAACCGCGGACCGCGATCGCCACCGTCTGCCTGTCCGGCACCCTCGAAGACAAGCTCGCCGCGGCCGCGGCGGCCGGGTTCGACGGCGTCGAGATCTTCGAGAACGACCTCATCGTCTCGCCCCGCGGCCCGGCCGACGTCCGGAAGCTCTGCGCCGACCTGGGCCTTTCGATCGACCTCTACCAGCCGTTCCGCGACTTCGAGGCCGTGCCGCCGGAGCTGCACCGGGCCAACCTGCGCCGCGCGGCGCACAAGTTCGACGTCATGGCCGAGCTCGGCACGGACACCGTGCTGGTCTGCTCCTCGGTGTCGCCGGACGCGATCGACGACGACGAACTGGCCGCGGAGCAGCTGCACGCGCTCGCGGATCTGGCCGCCGGACGCGGCCTGCGGGTCGCCTACGAGGCGCTCGCCTGGGGCCGGCACGTCAGCGGGTACGAGCACGCGTGGCGGATCGTGCGCCGGGCCGCGCACCCCGCGCTCGGCGTCTGCCTCGACAGCTTCCACATCCTCTCCAAGGGCCACGACCCGGCGCCGATCCGGGCGATCCCGGGAGAGAAGATCTTCTTCCTGCAGCTCGCCGACGCGCCGCGGCTCCCGATGGACGTCCTGCCGTGGAGCCGCCACCACCGGCTCTTCCCCGGCCAGGGCGAGTTCGACCTGACGGCGTTCACCGGGCACGTCCTCGCCGCGGGCTACCGCGGCCCGCTGTCGCTGGAGGTCTTCAACGACGTCTTCCGCCAGGCCGACCCGCGCCCGGCCGCCGTCGACGCGATGCGATCCTTGCTCGCGCTGAAGGAGTCCCTCGGCGTGCTGGACCTGCCGCCCGCACCGGAGCTGACCGGGCACGCGTTCGCCGAGGTCGTCACCGGCCCGGGCGCCGGGGCGGGCGCCGTGCTCGCGTCACTCGGCTTCGCGCGCACCGGCGTGCACCGCAGCAAGCCGGTCGAGCTCTGGGAACAGGGCGAGGCCCGGGTGCTCGTCAACGAGGGCGGTGACGCCGGTGGCTCGATCGGCGCGGTCGCGCTGGCGAGCGCCGACCCCGCGCGGTCGGCCCGCCGTGCCGAGGCCCTGCGCGCGCCGGTGCTGCCGCGCACGCACGGCCCGCGGGAGGCCGACCTCGCCGCCGTCGCCGCGCCGGACGGCACCGAGGTGTTCCTCTGCGGGAACGACGACTGGCGAGGCGACTTCGAGCCGACCGGTGAGACAGCGGGCGGCGCCGGGGTTTTCGGAATCGATCACGTGGCCCTCACGCAGCCCTTCGACCACTTCGACGAAGCGGCGTTGTTCTACCGCTCGGTGCTCGGGCTGACGCCGTCCCCGGTCGTGGAGTTCGCCGCGCCGTTCGGGCTGGTGCGCAGCCGCGGTGTCACGGCCGGGAACGTCCGGCTGACCCTGGACAGCGCGCTGGTGCGGCGGGGCGAGTGGGCGCCCGCGGTGCCCGAGCCGCAGCACGTCGCCTTCGCGTGCGAGGACGCCGTCGCGGCGGCCGGGAAGATGCGCGCGCTCGGCGCGCCGTTGCTGGAGATCCCGGGCAACTACTACGACGACCTCGCGGCGCGGCTCGATCTGCCGGCCGCCTTGATTGCCGCGTTGCGCGCGAACTCCGTGCTGCACGACCGGGACGAACACGGCGAGTTCCTGCATTTCTTCACCGCCCTCGCGGGCGCGCGCGTGTTCTTCGAGGTGGTCCAGCGGATCGGCGGCTATCGCGGTTTCGGGGTGGTCAACGCGCCGGTGCGGATGGCCGCGCACCGCGCCCGGCGACACCCGCGGCCACCAGCCGAAACGCTCGCCTGA
- a CDS encoding sugar ABC transporter substrate-binding protein, giving the protein MKRWLKLAAGAAAVTLATAGCAGSSGTDTAASSSGAPAQITGDVTVWLMTGSAPATLTDALNKEFEAAHPGVKVKYEVQQWDGIQQKLTTALASGAPPDVIEIGNTQTAAFASQDGVLTDLTADKDSFNGAQWLKGLADSGAYDGKTYGVPFYAANREVIYRKDMFEQAGITKTPTSNDEWIDAITKLKTKFGSDPDFQPLYMPGQNWYALLSFIWDNGGDIAQPDGKNFKATLDSAGAKAGLDFYKKLVDTSGTKAPKDADEAKPQQATVYGAGKVAMMIGLPWELPTAAKTDPSLTAKTGAFAIPSKTAGQSAPVFLGGSNLAIPANSKNVAAAKEYIKLLSSAKYQSQLAAAGVVPGTSTDLAGLDKDPLGTVMAKASTNGKAVPASPKWGDVESGQNPVKDMLTAYLTGKKTLDQATADANAALNKLIGG; this is encoded by the coding sequence GTGAAACGCTGGCTCAAGCTGGCGGCGGGCGCCGCCGCAGTCACCCTCGCGACCGCGGGTTGCGCGGGTTCCAGTGGCACGGACACCGCCGCATCGTCGAGTGGTGCTCCCGCGCAGATCACCGGCGACGTCACGGTCTGGCTGATGACGGGTTCCGCGCCGGCCACGCTGACCGACGCGCTCAACAAGGAGTTCGAGGCCGCCCACCCGGGCGTCAAGGTCAAGTACGAAGTCCAGCAGTGGGACGGCATCCAGCAGAAGCTGACCACCGCGCTGGCGAGCGGTGCGCCGCCGGACGTGATCGAGATCGGCAACACCCAGACGGCGGCGTTCGCCTCGCAGGACGGCGTGCTGACCGACCTGACCGCCGACAAGGACAGCTTCAACGGCGCGCAGTGGCTGAAGGGTCTCGCCGACTCGGGTGCCTACGACGGCAAGACCTACGGCGTCCCGTTCTACGCGGCCAACCGTGAGGTCATCTACCGCAAGGACATGTTCGAGCAGGCCGGCATCACCAAGACGCCGACGTCGAACGACGAGTGGATCGACGCGATCACCAAGCTGAAGACGAAGTTCGGGTCCGACCCCGACTTCCAGCCCTTGTACATGCCGGGCCAGAACTGGTACGCGCTGCTCTCGTTCATCTGGGACAACGGCGGCGACATCGCCCAGCCCGACGGCAAGAACTTCAAGGCGACGCTGGACAGCGCCGGCGCGAAGGCGGGCCTGGACTTCTACAAGAAGCTCGTCGACACCTCCGGCACCAAGGCGCCGAAGGACGCCGACGAGGCCAAGCCGCAGCAGGCGACGGTCTACGGTGCCGGCAAGGTGGCCATGATGATCGGTCTTCCGTGGGAGCTGCCGACCGCGGCCAAGACGGACCCGAGCCTGACCGCCAAGACCGGCGCGTTCGCGATCCCGAGCAAGACCGCCGGCCAGAGCGCCCCGGTCTTCCTGGGTGGCTCGAACCTGGCGATCCCGGCCAACAGCAAGAACGTGGCCGCCGCCAAGGAATACATCAAGCTGCTCTCCAGCGCGAAGTACCAGAGCCAGCTCGCCGCCGCCGGCGTCGTGCCCGGCACGTCGACCGACCTCGCGGGCCTGGACAAGGACCCGCTGGGCACCGTGATGGCGAAGGCCTCCACCAACGGCAAGGCCGTGCCGGCCAGCCCGAAGTGGGGTGACGTGGAGTCCGGCCAGAACCCGGTCAAGGACATGCTGACCGCGTACCTGACCGGCAAGAAGACGCTCGACCAGGCGACCGCCGACGCCAACGCAGCGCTGAACAAGCTCATCGGCGGATGA
- a CDS encoding carbohydrate ABC transporter permease has translation MTATANVTMPAGATPPASPRATRARKRRKGRFGDRILPYLLLLPALAAILVLLAWPLVQVLAISFRKLDIGQLISGKTVWIGFDNYTNTLSDPEFWTITVRTLVFTASIVAATILGGLLLAVLMRHLDPVVRIIVQVTLVLAWATPVIATTTVFQWIFDEQYGILNKTLDRLGFHSFIGFSWFSSGASTLSVIGLLIVWQAVPFVTFSLYAGLIGVPREQYEAAGIDGAGPWQTFRAVTWPAIRPITTMVTFLSVLWDFNAFAQIWAIREGGPDGGSTTLAVVLYLKGIAGNHFGAAGAIATLMLIVLALITGRYIQLLTRTKEGDLA, from the coding sequence ATGACAGCGACCGCCAATGTGACGATGCCGGCGGGGGCGACCCCGCCGGCATCGCCGCGCGCCACGCGGGCTAGGAAGCGCAGGAAGGGCCGGTTCGGCGACCGGATCCTCCCGTACCTGCTGCTCCTGCCCGCGCTCGCCGCGATCCTCGTGCTGCTCGCCTGGCCGCTGGTCCAGGTGCTCGCGATCAGTTTCCGCAAGCTCGACATCGGCCAGCTGATCTCCGGCAAGACCGTCTGGATCGGCTTCGACAACTACACCAACACGCTGTCGGACCCGGAGTTCTGGACCATCACGGTCCGGACGCTGGTGTTCACCGCGTCCATCGTGGCCGCCACCATCCTCGGTGGCCTGCTGCTGGCCGTGCTGATGCGCCACCTCGACCCGGTCGTGCGGATCATCGTGCAGGTGACGCTCGTGCTGGCCTGGGCGACCCCGGTGATCGCGACGACCACGGTGTTCCAGTGGATCTTCGACGAGCAGTACGGCATCCTCAACAAGACCCTCGACCGGCTCGGGTTCCACAGCTTCATCGGGTTCTCCTGGTTCTCCAGCGGCGCGAGCACGCTGTCGGTGATCGGGCTGCTCATCGTCTGGCAGGCCGTGCCGTTCGTGACGTTCTCGCTCTACGCGGGTCTCATCGGCGTCCCGCGCGAGCAGTACGAGGCCGCCGGCATCGACGGCGCCGGGCCGTGGCAGACGTTCCGCGCGGTCACCTGGCCCGCGATCCGGCCGATCACCACGATGGTGACCTTCCTGTCGGTGTTGTGGGACTTCAACGCCTTCGCCCAGATCTGGGCGATCCGCGAGGGCGGCCCGGACGGCGGGAGCACCACGCTGGCCGTCGTGCTGTACCTCAAGGGCATCGCGGGCAACCACTTCGGCGCGGCGGGCGCGATCGCGACCCTGATGCTGATCGTGCTGGCGCTCATCACCGGCCGCTACATCCAGCTGCTCACCCGGACCAAGGAAGGTGATCTGGCGTGA